A region of the Cydia strobilella chromosome 18, ilCydStro3.1, whole genome shotgun sequence genome:
AGAGACAATTGTTTTCTCTAAAAAAACCTCTCGTCGGCTTCAtcaaaaaggtatttcattaagtCCTAGCTAGAAAAGTCGTGATGGACTTGAAAGATCCCACATTCCTTCGTTCCTTGATGAAGAATGTTCATTTTAAAAGGCCGtttctttcttttgtttttgatcTTTTCCTTGGCAGTTAATGAAATGTTTTGTTTTGACTTATCGAATTTAACTTGATTTTTATGAGTAGGTTTATTCAGGAAAATGGAAGAGTcagtatgatatgatatgatatgatatgatatttattggtaaatatttatattatttatgtctaATTTAATTCTTAATACCTACAGGAAGCAGGTAACCGCTTTTTTAGCTTCTTCAGAAAGGTCACGTTAAGTTTTGTAGTTAGATAACTTTTTTGGTCGTTTAATTTTccggatttttttttacaatagcgGAAACTGGCATAAAGGACTTTTCCAGCAGGTTCTATGGCACTTAAGCtacctatattacctatattattaattaatttttatccaatattttttgtaaataattggcatgtaatattaatattatacaatagaaagaaaagaaagaaagaaaaagcatttattagcacaacataacaagactaaaactagaaataattaaacagaatgaggttgcgctaaatggtccttactcagcttggtgtcacggtgtgagccaacatggcacactctgcgacgctgattttcagtaaggcccagtagatggactagtaaacacaatgtaaaaaataaataagggaaagcttaaatacaaataacaatcaaattacttaattaaaattagcctatacctaagtcttatgaatgtttgtgtgtatgtatgtatgtaagtgtctatgcgatttgtgtgtgagtgactgagtgtgcacggttgcctAAGTGTTGCATTTTTGCTTAGCCAGTATGAATTTACGGAGGTGAATTTTAAAGGTGGACACGGTTTTCGAATTACGTACTGGTGGTGGCAAATCATTCCAACACTTGGTGGCAGCGAAACGAAAGCTGCCACGGAAGGCAACCGTGCGGTGTGGAGGAAAAGTGAGTCGTGATGCGTGTCTTATGGCGCGCgcacaataaatgattatgtaAATGATAATTACCCCTTACTgcatgttatatattttttatttatttgaacttgaataactgtcaatagagttgaatatcataTCCGTCATATATGGCTCCGTATGCGGTAAAGAGTTAAGACTATCTTatgttcgctgtgataatgactcaacgtaagttttttttaagcttatgaagcagggtggtattccacctgtacAATGTGTATtgcacattttgcttagtgtgCAAACTGCACATTGGACCGAGATATTGGACAGATAGAATAGCAaccttatcgcgaggtctacagctcacagagccactaaaacaatattacaaatgtttttatacatttgtTAATTTGGTATTTTCCGGCAGTATTTTTGTTACGCCCATGTATTTGTCTCGTCAGCATAAAGTGCGGTATgcgattttgtttttaaaccaCCGAGCGAATTTACTCTCTCGTGTAAATTCAGAATAAGCGGCATTCGGCTGCGTCCATTTCAATGCATTAAACATGCAAACGGTGCAGTTTGGAAGTTCGATCGCGTAACTAACTGATGGAAATTCTGCCTATATACAGATTACAGTTACACTTGGATAATACCGACTACTTTGTATATAAAAACTGTAGGTATgtgagatgttttttttttgattaataAAATAGGAAATTAACCGAATTAACGCAGCTGgagtgatgggcacctttgcgtcggggACAGCCCGGGACGGTTTTCAGTAGGTAGTTTATACACATTTAGTTTATAGTTATATTTAGGTTTAgtaattaagtttagtttttaattagtttaactattacctatgtacctattttattaaactGTATGTTGCTTAtggtaacattaaatttaaaagcaaGATTATTAGGTTCAGTCAGCTTCTGGTTGTTATTGTATCCCGTAGTCAACAGTCCAATGAACAACTTGTGCAAAAACTTACTTCTAATTTGTCTAAAGTTTTCTCATCTAGTGAAGTTTGGCAGTCAGCttcacatatttaattaataatatgctATTTGTTCTTGCGAAGCGAATGAGTTCAGCTATACTTAATCCTCTTTCCATTAACTTCCTCCCTTTCCCCAGCAACTCCTAGTATTTCAGTTACAAGGGCTCAGTCATGCCTGAGAACAATAAGTCATGAATTCACTATGTCAACCGGATAAGGCACAAATGCTGGTCTCTCACAGACCGCACAGCTTTCTCGAGACCTTTGTAAACCTTACTCACCATCAGGAACACAAAATACTTACAGATCAAGTAGCTGTGTTGCAGATGATAGCGGACAGGCTGGACTCGCCCGTCCTCGGCCGCTTCATGGATCTGCATGTTATGAGAAGGAGTTCACGGGATGCATGAAGCGGCGGAGGGGGTGGTCGCATCTTATACTcgtatgtttttgttttgtaatttttattttattttattttagttttcctttccttttaataatattctaacatagttctaaagtaaagagttactaaccatattatggaacctatgttttctgaattaaataatttttattttattttatttattttatttatagggtCTTCACAAAGGTGGAGTTTCCATACTGACTTTAAGTAGATTCGAGCGCGATGACGTTCCGTTTTGCTCCACTTTTCTTATGGTTTTGTATGTACTTGAAAAACATAACCGGGTCCAAAATAGACAAATAACAGTGTTATAATGGTCGTGGTCTTATGTATGGTGgcagtttttgtatttgtacttGCCAGTTTGATGTGCTCCAGATTCAATCGAGTCTTTTCACTAGTCCTCTCTTGTGCTCTTAGATGTAGGTAGCATtatttatcgaatttaaactgttgtgagacatactatcattaaatcattttacggtttagactcacttgttttagtcactcgcgcgacatgtttcggagagcctaggtctcctttctcaagcactaatagtgcgagcagcgttcacgacgaccgtgtattgcgttgCGTACTCCTAGCTACCTAGCTCCTGGAGACCTAggttctccgaaacatgtcgcgcgagtgactaaaacaagtgagtctaaaccgtaaaatgatttaatagcattatttatattatatatttccaaGGCCGGGTCCAAACACCAATCCCGTTTTCCTCAATTGATTTTCAATTCCGTTTATATTCTCGGATGCACAACACGGTATATACAGAGAGTAGCTGGGAACCGACCCGCTGCGTATCAATAATGCAGGCTAGCGGACAAAACACTTAGCGGGGTCGGATCCGATACGTATACGTTTGGGGGGCTGACGCCATTGCGTATCGTCTTTTGTAGACGTATAGATTTTACTGTTGTGTTCAATTCATTTTTGTTAGGAGGCCTAGGTACCTACCCTCATTGATTtagtatatgtatttttatcaaatcggatcggtcggagtggcgagccttgggggaggcctatgtccagcagtggacgtctatcggctgacatgatgatgatgatgatgattttttatcaatatgtatatactttaaTATGATTAAATATGtgtgttactttttagggttccgtacccaaagggtaaaaacgggaccctattactaagactccgctgtccgtctgtccgtccgtctgtccgtctgtctgtctgtcactaggctgtctcgtgatctgtgatagctagacagctgaaattttcacagatgatgtatttcggttgccgctataacaacaaatactaaaaacagaataaaatagagatttaagtggggctcccatacaaaaacgtgatttttgaccggagttaagcaacgtcgggcggggtcagtacttggatgggtgaccgtttttatagttaatggtacggaaccctttgtgtgtgagtccgactcgcacttggccggtttttttattaaatgaaacATTTCTAAATTATGCTATAGGCTGCAAAAgacagtcatcatcatcatcttcctcgcgttgtccgggcattttgccacggctcatgggagcctggggtccgcttagcaactaatcccaggaattgacgtgggcactagttttacgaaagcgactgccatctgaccttccaacccagaggggaaactacgCCTTTTTTGggatattgttataaatatatattattctaTATATATTGTATGAGAGACCAGCATATTTACTTTTCTCTTTTCCATTAGTGTTTTGTATCATAGTATTTCTAGAAGTTTTAACTGTTAGAATAGATTTACATTACTTAATAAGAGGTCTAAGATTTAGCAGTAGATATTCAACCGAATTCACAATGTTACTACAAAATGCAACTGAGCTTTCACTCTATTCCGCATTAGAGCGCGTACCAGGTAATTTGTGCGTGGGAGGGAAATATTTTCGTTCGAGAAAACCGTTTTGTGTTATACGGTGGTATACATTGTAGCCAACAATGTAGTTAAACGAGTTTttaaataatcgaatttaaactgttgtgagacatactaacattaaataatttcacggtttagactcacttgttttagtcactcgcgcgacgcACGCAACgcacgcaatacacggtcgtcgtgaacgctgctcgcactattagtgcttgagaaaggagacctaggctctccgaaacatgtcgcgcgagtgactaaaacaagtgagtctaaaccgcgaaattatttaatgagttttttaatagttttatgaCTAGATATtgaaacataatatttatttagtcgaTTTTATTTAACCTACTTTTTATAGCCGTTGTtgagcgttggaggtaatggcgaccaaatgaaagcagagaatctgatatcttaatttaatgttttacagaaggctggttagaaaaagtgctcttatctacatacatgtagaagcttatatagtaaagtacagcgccacactatgacactacggatgggttaggaactattacatacattgacatagctaacagcttattgagcacttaaactagtacacaatagtttcggtagatgtcacctttacatatcataggacgattgagagacttaatctgtctagattaggtaagtaggtacttaggtatgctaatacctacttatctgctacttgttaagataggtcttaacattttgccaccccttgaaatagttaatgttttatgagtaacattaggtatttcaaagaataggctttatacattttacctatcagtaaggatgggcagagttctttgttacgagttatagttaggtaattacttaaattttaattagatctgtgcccattcttataaatgaaacaacaataggaaatgatttttattttaaatagggagtaggtattctaattatgtacataggtactaggtaagtaaggtaatttaggtacttaattatacttatttgacacttagttataattatttgaactttacattaggttggtactgttggtaggtatttactacttatatgaCTTCACCCGAAGTAGGTAATGGACAAATGTTATTGAACGCGCGTTGGATGTCCCCTCTGGCGGTTCGGATGACGGCCACCCTGGTGACGCCATCCCGGCCCGGCTGCGTCGCGACGATCTTGCCCAGCCTCCACCGGCAGGGCGGCAGACGCTCGTCTCGTACCAGGACGACGGTGTCGACTGCGAGGCTTGGGCCGCGCGCGCTCCTCCACTTCGTGCGTTCCTGCAGCGTTCCGATGTAGTCACGTGACCAGCGCCGCCAGAAGTCCTGCGTGATTTGTTGCAAAAGTTGATAGTGAGTTAATCGGTTCTTTGGTACATGGTTATAATCTTCGTCCGGAAGTGAATTTGGTGCTTTTCCAATTAAAAAGTGAGCTGGCGTAAGGACAGGATAGTCAGGATTTGAACTAGGTAAGGGACATAGTGGCCTAGAATTTACCATAGATTCTACCTGATATAGGATTGATACAAATTGTTCGTAAGTTAACAAAGATAACCCTAACactctttttaaatgatatttggtaagttttatactagattcccATAGGGACCCCATATGAGGTGTATAGACAGGAATAAAACTCCATTTTATGCCCTCGTCTGCGCAATGAGATACTAGCTCGCTCGAGCTgtcctgtaggtatttttgtaaatcttttagCTCGTTACTAGCCCCATGAAAGGTTGTTGAATTGTCACTCACCAACTCCTTCGGTTTACCTCTCCTGGCGATGAATCGTCGCAGCGCCGCCAGGAAATTGGCTGACTCGAGCCCTGTAATTAATTCGAGATGAATTGCCTTTgttgcaaaacaaataaacactgcTATATAGCACTTAGAGACCTTGTAACCACGCCCTGTcctatctctaatgttataaggTCCTCCATAATCGATACCCGTGATAGCAAAGGGGGGGGAAGGATTTACCCTTGAGGGGGGTAAGTTTCCCATTATAGGGTTAGTAGTCTTTGGATTTGCTCTAAAACACGGAacgcatttatttacaattttcgagGCTAACATCCTACCTTTTGTTGGCCAGATGCGCTCGCGAATAGTTGAAAGTAATAACTGAGGGCCAGCGTGCAGAGTACGTATATGTGCGTTTGCCATCAGTAGTTTGGTAAGCGCGTGCTCGTGACTTAATATTAAaggatgttttttttcatatgcatAATGCGAAAGACCGATTCGTCCGCCTACGCGAACGAGTCCGTCCTTCATGAATGGgtgtaaagataatatttttgatttgttaagaaccggtttattgttttgcaataatttatattcgtgtgggaatgattccatttgtgcatgtctaattaatgcgtgatccgatttttttaattcttctacGGACAATGGtcctgataatttattatttggattaattgttcgagttttattttttgtattatatataaatcgaagtatgtatgctaatacatgaATAAGTGTTTTATCGCTTGACCACCTGTGGAAAAGATATTGTATCGTGTCGTTAGATTCTGTGCTAATAGCCAAGGTGAGAGTTATGTTTACGTCGCTCTCGGCCTCGGGTGCATGATTTAGTGACTCAGAATCGTGGGTCGGCCATGTGTCCGGACTTTGGGTCAACCACGCCGGCCCAGACCACCATAACTGGTTGGTTTCCAGCTTGCCTGGTGCTACCCCTCGGGACAAAAGGTCGGCGGGGTTATCCTCCGAGCGGACCCATGACCACTCGTGCTTGTTTGTAAGTGATAATACTTTTGTGACTCTGTTACtaacaaaacaagttaatttagggttactattttttatccaacataatgttatttttgaatctGACCACAGGTTGATTccggaaacgtcacattttaatgctcgttttattttgtcgacatgtgtcgcgagcagtaaactggaacaaagttccaaatttggaatagtttggggttgtattggacttatttttgattttgagtaaAGTAGGTGAACTTGTACGTTTCCTACTCTATCGCTTGATCGTATATAGATGGCAGCGCCATAGGCTTTAATACTACTGTCACAGAACCCATGAATTTGTATCGTTACATAATTGGGTATGACTGTACATCTCGAAATTTTCAAttggtttaataaaaacaagtctcGATAGAATGTGTTCCATTCTTGGATCAAGTCTTGTGTTAATTCGGTATCCCAATCTAATTGagccttaaataatttttgaataaatattttggctactACAATTACTGGTCCCGTCAAGCCTAGGGGGTCGAAAATGGACGAAATTACCCCTAGTACCTTTCTTTTGGTGAttgggtgtgaaatttggttttcTTTAATGGTATACATAAGCTCATCTGAGTCACTAGACCACGCTAAACCCAGGACCTTATGTGTTTTATCTCCAAATtcggttgtgtgtgtgttttggtgtgtgtgtgtttcgctCACCCGTTTTATGATGACTTCGGAATTGGACTTCCATTTCCGCAGCGTGAAGTTGGCTCCCCGCAGGATCTCGTTCACCTGTGATGCAGTTTCAGCTACCTGATTCTCGTCGTCGCCGCCGGCGATAAAATCGTCCATGTAGAACTGGTTCGCTATGGCCTCTGCAGCTGCTGGAAATGTGTGTTGGTTTTCGTttgacaattgtaacaaacatCTGGTTGCAATATGTGGTGCTGACTTTAAGCCGAAACTTAATGTGGTCAGCATATAAATTTGGAGTCGTTGGTGAGTATTTTCCCGCCAAAATATGCATTGTAGGTATTGTTGATTTggtttaacataaatacatctgtacattttttgtatgtcaGCGTTAATAACATATTGGTATTTTCGGAATCGTAGAAGTATATTTATGAGTTCGTCCTGTATTATTGAGCCTTTGTATTGGATATCATTCAAAGAAATGCCGTTATCAGTTCTGCATGAGCAGTCGAAAACAATTCGAATAGGGGTTGAGGGGGAGTCGCGAAAAACAGCTTGGTGGGGTAGAAAATTACATGGGCCATCATAATTATCTTGTAATTGAATCATATGGCCAGCTTGTTCGAACTCGCGCATGAAATTcacatatttatctttaaattcgGGGTTCCGCTCGAACTTGGATTCTAATGTTTTGAACCTCCGATATGCTATGTGCCTAGATTGACCTAACTTGGTAGGTGGCTGCTTTAATGGAAGTTCTATTTCGAAATTACCCTCAGAGTTGTGAGTGTGAGTTTTCAGAAATATATCCTCACATTGTTTTTCATCATAGGGTAAATTTGGTGCGGAACCCTCCTCTATTtcccaaaacttttttaattgagtttctactgtaactttacattgaatggcagactcggtttttttttgtacggaacccgtgaCTATCCATCCTAATCGCGAGCGTCTCAGAACCGGTAATCCGGGCCCGAGCTTGTATTTACCGGTAAGAAGTAAATCAAAGAATATCTCCCCACCGATAAGCAAATCTACATCTTGAGCTAAGTTAAACTCGTCATCAGCTAATTTATAACGCGACGGAATGTGCCAACGTTGCACGTTtggtattaaaatgttggtagtaCAAATTATAGGCGTAATAAAACAGGACAAATTCGTTGTAAAGGTTCCGTCTAAGGAATGCAATGTTACGTCACACGATTCTAAAAGGCTAGACACTTTTTCATTGAAACCTATGACATTTAAGGCAAGTTGTTCCTTGtttaattgtaactttttggccgcgttttcggtaatgaaattttcttgcGAGCCATTGTCTAAAAATGCCTTCATTTTATGCACATTGTTATGCTTATCCCTAACGAGCACTTGGGCTGTTGTAAGGAAAACTGACCTATTTCGcgcattgtttatttgtttttcgattAAAGTGTTATTCGACAAGGTAGTCTCGATTTGACTAGAACTCGGTTGTTCGTCGATTAACGTTGATATTGGTAATCGCGTTGGTACGGGGTTACTACCTACATGAGTGTTGGTATTTGGTTTGTGTAGTAACGTATGATGCTTGCCCTTACATACTCGACATGTACTGGCCCTGCAGTTTGTTAAGACATGCGTTCCGGACAAACAATTAAAGCATAATCGTAATTTATTCACGGCTCGGATGCGCGCGATAACGTTTAATGCACTAAACTTTGGACACTGATTAATATAATGCGTACTCGAACAATACGGACACTGGTTACATTTAAACTGTTTGGAGGTTACCTTGATAGGTTCGGACGTGGTTACCATGGCCTTCTTGGAAGTGCTGGGTGCGTCCGATGGTACTGCTGGGCTGGTCGCTTCCAGCCGGTCAGCTCGGTTCTTTAGGAAGGTTTTGAAATCCTGCAACGAAGGCAATTTTCTCAAATCAACACTGTTTTCCCACTTTGATTGCAATCGACTGTCTAACTTTTTAACTAACATGTGAATAATTGCGAGATCCCAATTTtcggtaggtacatttaatgagCGCAAAGATCTCAAATGTTTGGAAATATTATCGCACAGACCTCTTAGACCCGAAGGAGTTGACGGTACCGGTTCCACGTCGAACAAGGCTCGCATGTGGTTGGTGACTAAACGTTTAGGATTATTATAACGTTCACAAAGCATCTGCCACGCGAGCATGTACGCGTCCTCGGAGAAATCGAGCGAACTAATTACCTCAAGTGCGCCGTCTTGTAAACAActgcgtaggtacttatattttacgatCGGTGCTAAGCTAGCTTGGTTGACTAGGGCATCAAATGTGTCTCGAAATTGCAGCCACTGTGTTAGGTCTCCGTCGAAGCTAGGGAGGCTAATTTCGGGATATTTTATCGACTCACCGAGGGGTTGCTGCGGCGGGGCTTGCGGACTATGGTCATTTGGTGTTGAATCGGTATCTACCTTCGCCAGCAGCTTGCCCTTAGCGCTAAGTCGGTAAAATGTGTCCTCAAATGACATACGCTCGGCCTCGTGGGCTTCGATGTCCCCTTCGTCGCTGCACAGTGTCTCGATCCGGTCCTGTATCTCAGAGAAATCATTGTATAactttggtaattgttctagtcTTAAGCTTATGTCTACAATTATTTCGGCCGTCAATGCACTTGAGTCGAttctttctataaatttattaaatacagttaattttcGCTTACAGACACCTCGTCTATTTTTTAACTGCCTAATTTCTAACTCTTCTAGAGTGCTTTTGGAAGTTTCTAACATGATTAAGaacgattacaatttacaatttgtaggaaataaatcgattacaattaaatttggtAGGGAGATTTGGTAGATAGGTTAGGGAATGCCAGCTCACTTGCCTTCTCGATTGATGCTCGTGCGCGTGGCGTAGCTTGGTGATTGCCCTCGCTTGGGCGCTCCTTCTGCCTCTGGTGTGGTACCACCCACGTGGTCCCTTTGGTACTTGCGGTAGCCGTTCCCTGCTGCGGCTGCGGTGCCACGCACGTGGTCCCGCTTTGGTGGCTCGGTCGGCGCCTGTCGCGTTGGCTCAGGCCGCTCGATCGAGTGGTGTGGTCGCCTCCTAGTCACCTCTTCAGCTTCTTCAGGTCGGCGGAGCCCCACGCGGTTGCTGCCTACGTGGTAACGTTGCTCTCCCGGCCTAAATCAGGATACGCGGCGATTCCTCGACGTACCGGCtcgcaaattttactaaatttactagcgattcgctttaaagtactgagattaaccgcgatttaaactaggggtcaccattatgttgagcgttggaggtaatggcgaccaaatgaaagcagagaatctgatatcttaatttaatgttttacagaaggctggttagaaaaagtgctcttatctacatacatgtagaagcttatatagtaaagtacagcgccacactatgacactacggatgggttaggaactattacatacattgacatagctaacagcttattgagcacttaaactagtacacaatagtttcggtagatgtcacctttacatatcataggacgattgagagacttaatctgtctagattaggtaagtaggtacttaggtatgctaatacctacttatctgctacttgttaagataggtcttaacagcCGTATATCGTTTTGAATCTTTGCAAAGTACCTAAATCATAAGACAATACCTACCAAGGTACATTCGGCAACTAttaacggcctgattcgaactttaagatacgtaaaaaatttgctaaagatacgacatggatcgggtatgtcagtgtcaaatgttGAGGCCTAGGCTCCTTTCTAGGTATAATAGTGCAGGGATGCCCAAGTGGAtacaaagatttattttataaattaggaTTAAATTACCTTCaaaaaaacgtcacttgacaCTCCATCCAAATCgcatctttagcaaatttttgacgtactTATCTTAaaattcgaatcaggccgtaagtgtgtttttaaaaatgaaatttttagtAGAAACTTATTAACCTTAGCCATACTTTGAGTTGCCAGTTATTTCAGcatgtcattttaaaaccaggagtcgtagcacggtacgcttatcaccatgcctgtcacgttctaacaagtatgtgagtgcgaaagtgacggacttagtgataggggaaaccatgctgcgcgggcagagcATATATAACATCGATTGTATTGCGGCGGCGGCTTTGTTCCCGTGACTGAAAAAACAGTACTtaagtataaataatttaaatagataactagcgacccgccccggcttcgcacgggtgcaatgctgatataaaccttcctcttgaatcactatctattaaaaaaaaccgcatcaaaatccgttgcgtagttttaaatatctaagcatacatagggacagacatacatccagacagcaggaagcgactttgttttatggtttattattgtatactatgtagtaatataataatgtctAACCCGCTGCAAgactcaattaattaattagttttattcCTTTCTAGCACATGTATAAGTCCAACTGACAgaactatagttatttgttatacaagggtgcaattGAGTGTTTCAAcgcacgagaagtaaaatacatttgcacccgtgtgtaacacaaaacttttcacctcactatagcgaggaaagtgcaacatccacaggacacacacatacatcatcttcatcactggagtcactcatttttacgatattataacaaaaaactctggaaattctgtatttttacgtgagaagtttttaagtaaaaaatttgttgacaatgttgacattactgacgtcaatgatgcgttttgaaattgcatcgactcaacttgtgcgttcagaattatattttacatcattattaaaaaacaaacgtttcttatggaactttaaggtttatgacataaaatcattaaataaagctaaatttggtattttttattagattctcaaaccatttgtttaatgataattaataccgaacgaaccattattatgagcgttttacgttttacgTTTACGTTTTACGTTTGCTTTACGTTTACGTTTTACGTTttgctacttaaacacgctccatccaaggtcatattactttccccactagtggataaaatgtgtttttccccgcttgttttaaagaataaaagacatctttccgagctagtgaggggaaaagacaATTTCTTAGGTatctaattgaggcttgtagcttCTATTATATAAGAAAAGTATTTGTAACCTTCATAAGAAATACGTAACGTATAGCTATAGAGACATTGTATAAGAAGCTTGTATTCTTCACAGTGAGCACACAGCTTAAGCCGCAAAACTTCTGCAAAACTAAAGCTGGAAAGTCACCTATCATATTAAGTTGCAGCTTGGAGCGCG
Encoded here:
- the LOC134749321 gene encoding uncharacterized protein LOC134749321 isoform X4, translated to MDDFIAGGDDENQVAETASQVNEILRGANFTLRKWKSNSEVIIKRVSETHTHQNTHTTEFGDKTHKVLGLAWSSDSDELMYTIKENQISHPITKRKVLGVISSIFDPLGLTGPVIVVAKIFIQKLFKAQLDWDTELTQDLIQEWNTFYRDLFLLNQLKISRCTVIPNYVTIQIHGFCDSSIKAYGAAIYIRSSDRVGNVQVHLLYSKSKISPIQPQTIPNLELCSSLLLATHVDKIKRALKCDVSGINLWSDSKITLCWIKNSNPKLTCFVSNRVTKVLSLTNKHEWSWVRSEDNPADLLSRGVAPGKLETNQLWWSGPAWLTQSPDTWPTHDSESLNHAPEAESDVNITLTLAISTESNDTIQYLFHRWSSDKTLIHVLAYILRFIYNTKNKTRTINPNNKLSGPLSVEELKKSDHALIRHAQMESFPHEYKLLQNNKPVLNKSKILSLHPFMKDGLVRVGGRIGLSHYAYEKKHPLILSHEHALTKLLMANAHIRTLHAGPQLLLSTIRERIWPTKGRMLASKIVNKCVPCFRANPKTTNPIMGNLPPSRVNPSPPFAITGIDYGGPYNIRDRTGRGYKVSKCYIAVFICFATKAIHLELITGLESANFLAALRRFIARRGKPKELVSDNSTTFHGASNELKDLQKYLQDSSSELVSHCADEGIKWSFIPVYTPHMGSLWESSIKLTKYHLKRVLGLSLLTYEQFVSILYQVESMVNSRPLCPLPSSNPDYPVLTPAHFLIGKAPNSLPDEDYNHVPKNRLTHYQLLQQITQDFWRRWSRDYIGTLQERTKWRSARGPSLAVDTVVLVRDERLPPCRWRLGKIVATQPGRDGVTRVAVIRTARGDIQRAFNNICPLPTSGEVI
- the LOC134749321 gene encoding uncharacterized protein LOC134749321 isoform X3; amino-acid sequence: MLAWQMLCERYNNPKRLVTNHMRALFDVEPVPSTPSGLRGLCDNISKHLRSLRSLNVPTENWDLAIIHMLVKKLDSRLQSKWENSVDLRKLPSLQDFKTFLKNRADRLEATSPAVPSDAPSTSKKAMVTTSEPIKVTSKQFKCNQCPYCSSTHYINQCPKFSALNVIARIRAVNKLRLCFNCLSGTHVLTNCRASTCRVCKGKHHTLLHKPNTNTHVGSNPVPTRLPISTLIDEQPSSSQIETTLSNNTLIEKQINNARNRSVFLTTAQVLVRDKHNNVHKMKAFLDNGSQENFITENAAKKLQLNKEQLALNVIGFNEKVSSLLESCDVTLHSLDGTFTTNLSCFITPIICTTNILIPNVQRWHIPSRYKLADDEFNLAQDVDLLIGGEIFFDLLLTGKYKLGPGLPVLRRSRLGWIVTGSVQKKTESAIQCKVTVETQLKKFWEIEEGSAPNLPYDEKQCEDIFLKTHTHNSEGNFEIELPLKQPPTKLGQSRHIAYRRFKTLESKFERNPEFKDKYVNFMREFEQAGHMIQLQDNYDGPCNFLPHQAVFRDSPSTPIRIVFDCSCRTDNGISLNDIQYKGSIIQDELINILLRFRKYQYVINADIQKMYRCIYVKPNQQYLQCIFWRENTHQRLQIYMLTTLSFGLKSAPHIATRCLLQLSNENQHTFPAAAEAIANQFYMDDFIAGGDDENQVAETASQVNEILRGANFTLRKWKSNSEVIIKRVSETHTHQNTHTTEFGDKTHKVLGLAWSSDSDELMYTIKENQISHPITKRKVLGVISSIFDPLGLTGPVIVVAKIFIQKLFKAQLDWDTELTQDLIQEWNTFYRDLFLLNQLKISRCTVIPNYVTIQIHGFCDSSIKAYGAAIYIRSSDRVGNVQVHLLYSKSKISPIQPQTIPNLELCSSLLLATHVDKIKRALKCDVSGINLWSDSKITLCWIKNSNPKLTCFVSNRVTKVLSLTNKHEWSWVRSEDNPADLLSRGVAPGKLETNQLWWSGPAWLTQSPDTWPTHDSESLNHAPEAESDVNITLTLAISTESNDTIQYLFHRWSSDKTLIHVLAYILRFIYNTKNKTRTINPNNKLSGPLSVEELKKSDHALIRHAQMESFPHEYKLLQNNKPVLNKSKILSLHPFMKDGLVRVGGRIGLSHYAYEKKHPLILSHEHALTKLLMANAHIRTLHAGPQLLLSTIRERIWPTKGRMLASKIVNKCVPCFRANPKTTNPIMGNLPPSRVNPSPPFAITGIDYGGPYNIRDRTGRGYKVSKCYIAVFICFATKAIHLELITGLESANFLAALRRFIARRGKPKELDFWRRWSRDYIGTLQERTKWRSARGPSLAVDTVVLVRDERLPPCRWRLGKIVATQPGRDGVTRVAVIRTARGDIQRAFNNICPLPTSGEVI
- the LOC134749321 gene encoding uncharacterized protein LOC134749321 isoform X12, which codes for MEVQFRSHHKTGLESANFLAALRRFIARRGKPKELDFWRRWSRDYIGTLQERTKWRSARGPSLAVDTVVLVRDERLPPCRWRLGKIVATQPGRDGVTRVAVIRTARGDIQRAFNNICPLPTSGEVI